A section of the Oreochromis niloticus isolate F11D_XX linkage group LG9, O_niloticus_UMD_NMBU, whole genome shotgun sequence genome encodes:
- the mos gene encoding proto-oncogene serine/threonine-protein kinase mos gives MNPVNPNRSITSSRTVGGSAERVKASAERRVAVRRAEQYGPQRAMPSPIPLTRLLPKDFCPSLDTGPCSSPLTKHGSTLQVPAQRLHGRVATRLWSSVIHWKQLRSVQPVGSGGFGSVYKAEYFGETVAVKKVNRSTKNKLASQQSFWAELNAAHLRHANIVRVIAATTCVPPQCGDEGSIGVILMEFVGRRNLQQVIYGGTEPLGQDRCVRYSSDIVHGLRFLHSHGVVHLDIKPANVLLTSQDVCKIADFGCSLKLDPGCEVSAASHQPLVGGTYTHRAPELLRGERVTPKADIFSFGITLWQLLTREPPYTGDREHVIYAVVAHNLRPSVQDHQVFGSEPGRLFRALLSRCWNGTPPCRPSAQELLSSLEQLQPQT, from the coding sequence ATGAACCCAGTGAACCCAAACAGAAGCATTACATCCTCCAGAACAGTAGGCGGCAGTGCGGAGCGCGTAAAAGCCTCAGCTGAGCGCAGAGTAGCTGTTCGGCGTGCAGAGCAGTATGGTCCACAGCGTGCCATGCCTTCTCCCATCCCGCTGACCCGTCTGCTGCCCAAAGACTTCTGCCCCTCTCTGGACACGGGGCCCTGCAGCAGCCCGCTGACTAAGCACGGCTCCACCCTACAAGTGCCCGCTCAGCGGCTCCATGGCAGAGTCGCCACTCGGCTTTGGTCCTCGGTTATCCACTGGAAGCAGCTGCGCTCCGTGCAGCCCGTGGGCTCGGGAGGCTTCGGCTCGGTCTACAAGGCGGAGTACTTCGGAGAGACCGTGGCGGTGAAGAAGGTCAACAGGTCAACCAAGAACAAGCTGGCGTCCCAGCAGAGCTTCTGGGCCGAGCTGAACGCGGCGCACCTGCGCCACGCGAACATAGTGCGCGTAATAGCTGCCACCACCTGCGTCCCGCCACAGTGTGGAGATGAAGGCAGCATCGGGGTTATACTGATGGAGTTCGTGGGCAGAAGGAACCTCCAGCAGGTCATTTACGGTGGCACGGAGCCGCTGGGACAGGACAGGTGCGTCAGGTACTCCTCGGACATCGTTCACGGCCTGAGGTTTCTCCACTCCCACGGCGTCGTGCATCTGGACATTAAACCAGCTAACGTGCTGCTAACCAGCCAGGACGTGTGCAAAATAGCAGATTTCGGCTGTTCGCTCAAACTGGACCCTGGCTGTGAGGTCAGCGCTGCGAGCCACCAGCCACTCGTGGGTGGCACGTACACGCACAGAGCCCCTGAGCTGCTCAGAGGCGAGAGGGTGACTCCTAAAGCGGACATCTTTTCTTTCGGCATCACTCTGTGGCAGCTTCTCACCAGAGAGCCGCCCTACACCGGCGACAGGGAGCACGTCATCTACGCGGTGGTGGCTCACAATCTGCGGCCTTCTGTTCAGGACCACCAGGTGTTCGGGTCGGAGCCGGGGCGGCTGTTTCGGGCTCTGCTGAGCCGCTGCTGGAACGGAACGCCCCCCTGCAGACCCAGCGCCCAGGAGCTGCTGTCGTCCCTGGAGCAGCTGCAGCCGCAGACCTGA